The DNA window GAAAGTGTCGATGGCCGACCTCAAGCAAGCCATGGATGCGAACTTCGGTGTCGCGCTCGGCTCGACCGCTCCGTCGGCCACCGGCAAGGGTCCGTCCGAGGAAGAAGTCTACGCCGCGGTGCGCAAGGTCCTCTCGACCAACAGCTCGGTCGATGTGGCCACGCTGAAGGACGAGGTCTACCGGACCCTCGCCACCAACAGCGCTCCGACGTCGGACTCGTCGAAGTATGAAAGCATCCGGCGCCTGATGGACTCGGCCGAGTGCTTCGGCAACGACATCGACGATGTCGACCTGATCGCCCGGAAATGCGCCCGGATCTACTGCCTCGAGGTGGAGAAATACACCAACCCGCGTGGCGGCCAGTTCCAGGCCGGGATCTACCCGGTGTCCGCGAACGTGCTCTTCGGCAAGGACGTGGGCGCCCTGCCCGACGGCCGTCTCGCCAAGCAGCCGCTTTCGGACGGTGTGTCGCCGCGGCAGGGCAAGGACTCGAAGGGCCCGACCGCCGCTGCCAACTCGGTGGCCAAGCTGGACCACTTCATCGCGTCGAACGGCACCCTCTACAACCAGAAGTTCCTGCCTTCGGCGCTGGCCGGTGACCAGGGTCTGCAGAACTTCGCTTCGCTGGTGCGGTCGTACTTCGATCACAAGGGCATGCATGTGCAGTTCAACGTGATCGACCGTGCAACCCTGCTGGACGCGCAGAAACATCCGGAAGCCCACAACGACCTCGTGGTCCGCGTGGCCGGGTACAGCGCCCAGTTCGTCGTCCTCGCGAAAGAGGTGCAGGACGACATCATCAGCCGGACGGAACAAACGTTCTGATCCAGAGACAGGTCGGTCCCCGCAGCGCAGCACGCGGGGGCCGGCCGGGCAGAGACACGGGCGGGCTCCCCTGACATCCAACCGCCCGTGTCCGCCGCCCCCACGATCTGACGACCCGACGACCCGCGAAGAACAGGTGACCCGAATGACCCGCTACACGAGTTTCCAAACCAGGACCGAGATCGTCTTCGGCCCCGGACTGCTGGACCGCCTGCACGCCTATCGCGGCCGGAAGGTCGGCATCGTGACCGACGCTTTCCTGGCGCAGTCCGGCGCCCTCGACCGGGTCCGCAAGGCGCTGCCCGACTGCCAGATCAGGGTCTTTGACGAGGTTGTCCCCGACACCCCCATCGACGCTGTTTCCGCCGGAGCCCGCCATCTGGGCAATTTCGGCCCCGAAGTCATCATCGCGCTCGGCGGCGGCTCGCCGATCGACGGCGCGAAAGCCATCCTCGCCATCGTCCGCGAGATGCATCCCGACCGCTACATCCCCTTCGTCGCAATCCCGACGACCAGCGGCACCGGGTCCGAAGTGACGACCTTCGCCGTGATCTCGGATCCGGCCAACGGACGCAAATTCCCGCTGATCTCGGAAGAACTGGTGCCCGACGTGGCGCTGCTCGACCCCGAATTCGTGCGCACCGCGCCGCCCAAGGTGACCGCCGATACCGGCATGGACGTCATCACCCACGCGCTCGAGGCCGTGGTCGCCCGAGGCGCCAACTACTTTACCGACGCCTTCGCCGACAAGGCGCTGAGCCTCGCCTTCGCCTACCTGCCCCGCGCCTATGCCGATGGCAATGACATGGAAGCGCGCGACGCGATGCACCAGGCGTCCTGCCTGGCGGGCTTCGCCTTCGCCGCGGCGGGACTTGGCGTCAACCACAGCCTCGCCCATGCGCTGGGCGGCAAGCTGCACGTGGTCCATGGCCGCACCAACTCGGTGCTCCTGCCGGTGGTCATCCCGTGGAACGCGGCAGAGCCGAAGGCCGCCGCCGCCTATGCCCGGATCGCCCGGCTGATCGGCCTCGATGCCCCCGACACCCCTGCCGGAGTGGCCGCGCTGATCGCCAGGATCCGTGAGTTCAACACCCTGTTCGGCATCCCCGCAACGATCCCCGAGATCGGTGCCGACAAGGAGGAATACCGTCGCGTCAGCTCTGACGTCGCGGCGGCTGCGCTGGCCGATGCCTGCACGACCAGCAACCCACGCAAACCGTCCCAGGCAGATCTGGAAGATCTGCTGGCGCAGGTCGGCGGTTAGAGGACGAGGGAGGATGCAGCAGAGCAAGAAGCGCGAAGACCCCAAGTCTAACTTCATCAACGCAAGATCGTGAGCAAGGAGAGAGCGATGCAACAGGAAGCACTGGGAATGGTCGAAACCAAAGGTCTGGTCGGCGCCATCGAGGCGGCGGATGCCATGGTCAAATCGGCCAACGTGACGATGATCGGCTACGAGAAAATCGGCTCGGGCCTCGTCACCGTGATGGTGCGTGGCGATGTCGGCGCGGTCAAGGCCGCTACCGATGCGGGCGCCGTGGCGGCTGGCAAGGTCGGCACCGTGGCCTCTGTCCACGTCATCCCGCGGCCGCATACCGAGGTGGAACGCATTCTGCCCCATCCCGCCCCGGTCGCCGAGTAACCCCTGACTGAAGACTAGGAGGATCGGTCATGAAAGACGATCTCGTCGAACAACTCATGGGGGAAGTGATCCGGAAAATGGGGGGGAGCGACAGCTCCTCCTCCTCCGCCCCCCAACCCGAAGCGAAGGCAGCCCCGGCAAAGGCGCCCAAGGCCTGCCAGCTGACCGAATTCGTCGGCACCGCGATCGGCGACACCATCGGCGTGGTCATCGCCAATGTCGATCCGGCCCTGCACGAAGCGATGAAGATCGACAAGAAATACCGCTCGATCGGCATCGTTGGCGCACGGACCGGAGCCGGTCCCCATATCTTCGCGGCCGATGAGGCGGTGAAGGCGACCAACAGCGAAGTGCTGGTGATCGAACTGCCGCGCGACACCAAGGGCGGCGGCGGCCACGGCTCGCTGGTCATCTTCGGCGCCGCGGATGTCTCGGACGCCCGTCGGGCGGTCGAGGTCATGCTGGGCGAACTGGACCGGACCTTCGGCGATGTCTACGGCAACGACGCGGGCCACCTGGAGTTCCAGTACACCGCCCGTGCCAGCTACGCCCTGAACAAGGCCTTCGGCGCGCCGGTCGGCCAGGCTTTCGGCATCACCGTGGGGGCGCCTGCCGCCATCGGCGTGCTGATGGCCGATACCGCCGCCAAGGCGGCCACGGTCGAGACCGTCGGCTATGCCTCGCCCGGCAATGGCGGGACCAGCTACTCGAACGAGGCCATCTACATGTTCAGCGGCGATTCCGGTGCGGTGCGCCAGGCGATCCATGCTGCCCGCGATGTCGGCAAGCAGCTTCTGGGCGCCATGGACCCGGCTCCGCTCGAGTCGACCACCACGCCGTACATCTGAGCCTGAAAGAGGATGACCGTCATGACCGAGAAAAGCCTTGGATTGATCGAAACCATCGGCCTGGCTGCTGCCGTGGAAGCCGCCGACGCTGCGGTGAAATCGGCAAATGTCCAGCTGGTGGGCTACGAGCTGACCAATGGCGATGGCATGACGGTCGTCAAACTTCGCGGAGAAGTGGGCGCCATCAAGGCCGCGGTTGCGGCCGGCGCCGTGGCGGCCGAGCGGGTCAACCGCGTCGTGTCGACCCAGGTTATCGCGCGCCCGGCGCGGGACGTGTCCTTGCTGGTGGACAGTCCTGCAACGGTGGGTGCGCTGCCGCCGACGGATCCGGACCCGGATCCGAAAGGCGGCCTGGCTGCAGCTTCCGAGCCCGCGACCGAAGCCGGACCGTCCCCTGCCGAAGCGGCTCCGCCCGCTCCGGCGGAGGTCGACACGGCCGAGGCCGAACAAGACGCGGAAACGGATGCGGCGGCCGCGTCGGACGCCACTGGGACTCTGGCGTCCGACGACACCCCCACCCCCGACACCCCCCCGGCGGAGACCCCGGCCGAGGCAGCACCCGCTGCCGAGGACCAGGCGGCTCCGGAGGCCGGGACGGACACACCGACCGAGACAAGCTCCGAGCCCGCTCCCGAAGCCGGGCCCGAAGCCACGCCCTCGGAGACAGCCGCTGACACCTCCGACGAGGCGGCGGCGGCCGGCGGGACGGCGAATGCCGGGCGGCGAAACCGCCGGCGTTCCAGCCCGGCCAGGAAACCCGGACGCTCCGGGAAGTGATGTGAACCGCCCCGGCGCAGCGCGCGGGGCAAGAACCGGAAGCGACCAGGAGCCGGACGCCCGATGCGGCCGGGACCGAAGCCCCCGAGGCCACCGCGGAGAGACGCGGCAAGGGGGCGGGTCGAGAGGAACAGGACAGGACGATGCTGGAAACTGGTAACATGATTGATCGGATCGTCTCCGAGGTGCTGGCGCAAGGGCGTGCGGCAGCGCGGGGCACGACCGGAACCGACGCGGGATCCGACCCCGCGCTGGTTCCGGTCGGCGTCTCGAACCGGCATATCCACCTGTCGCGCCAGGACATGGATGCGCTGTTCGGCCCCGGCGTCATGCTGACCCGCAAGAAGGCGATGAAGCAGCCCGGCCAGTATGCCGCCGAGGAAACCGTGATCCTGCGCGGGCCCAAGGGCGAGATCGGCAAGGTCCGGGTTCTCGGGCCGCTGCGCAAGGACACCCAGGTCGAGGTCTCGACCGCCGACGGCTTCGCGCTGGGCGTCCGCCCGCCGCTCCGGATGTCGGGCAAGCTCAACGACACCCCCGGCCTCGAGATCGTCGGCCCGCATGGCTCGGTGCGCAAGAGCGCGGGCGTGATCGTCGCGATGCGCCACATCCACATGCTGCCCGAAACTGCCGCCCGGCTGGGCCTCGCCAATGGCGACGAGGTCAGCGTGCTGGTCGAGGGACCGCGCGGCGGGATCATGCATCACGTCGCGATCCGCGCGGCCGAGGCCTCGGCGACCGAGATGCATATCGACGTCGAGGAAGCGAACGCCTTCGGGCTGAAGAACGACGATATCGTGCGGATCCTCCGGGACTGACCGCAGGCACACCGCAGGGACGACGACGCGAGGAAACGGGATCAGAACGATGAGCACCGACAGGACATTGCGCGATTTTGCCGAGCTGATCCGCTCGGGCGACGTGCTGCCCGCGGATCGCCGCGCACCGGGCCCGCTGAAGATCGGCGTCGATCTCGGCACCGCCAATCTGGTGCTGGCCGTGCTCGACGCGGCCAACCGCCCCGTCGCCGGGACCACCTTCCGCTCGACGGTGGTTCGCGACGGAATCGTCGTCGACTATATCGGCGCGGTCCGTGCCGTCCGCCAGATGAAGGCCGAGCTTGAAGCGCGCCTTGGCGAGCCCCTGATCCGGGCCGCCGCCGCGATCCCGCCCGGCATCCATCCGGGCAGCACCAAGGCCATCGGCAATGTCGTCGAGGCGGCCGATTTCGAGCTGGCCGAGATCGTCGACGAACCCGCCGCCGCGGCCCGGTTCCTCGGCATCGCCGACGGCGCCGTTGTCGATGTCGGCGGCGGCACCACCGGCATCAGCGTGCTGAAGGATGGCGAGGTCCTGGCCTCCTTCGACGAGGCGACCGGCGGCACCCATATGACGCTGGTCCTGGCCGGGGCGCGCGGCGTCAGTTTCGAGGAGGCCGAGGCCGAGAAACTGGACCCCGCCGCCGAACGCGATGTCTTCGCCGTCATCCGCCCCGTGGCCGACAAGATGGCCAGCATCGTCGCCCGCTTCCTCGAGGCCTATCCCGATCTGGACGCCGTCCATGTCGTCGGCGGCGCCTGCACCTTCAGCGAGTTCGAGCAGGTCTTCGCCAAGGAGACCGGCCGCCGGATCGTCAAGCCGGCTGAGCCGCTCCTGGTGACCCCGCTGGGGATCGCGATGTTCCCGCAAGCGACAGGAGAGAAATGATGGACCGCGCCGCGCTCGATACCCTGCTCGACCGGGCCCTGCTGGACCTGCTGTCGGACCGCATCGTGGCCCGTCTGAAGGCCCGCGAGCGCTCGGCGCTGCTGCTGGTCTCGGGCACCGATCTGGGCCTCGACGCGGCGATCCGGTCGCTGTCGCCGCTGAATGCCGCGGGCTGGTCCTTCGAGATCCGCCGCAGCCCCGACGCCGCCGGGCTTCTGACCCCGGAACGGCTGCGCCTGCTGGGCGGCGCGCAGGCGATCCCGCCGATGGCGGCGCCCGGCGAAACCGATATCGACGGCGTCCTGGGACGCCATGGCCTCGTGGTGGTGCCCGCGCTCAGCGTGGCGCTGGCCGCGCGGGCCTCGCTCGGCATGGCCGAGGACGAGGTCTCGGCGCTTCTGACCGGCGCGCTCGAACGCGGCCGCCGCGTGGTGGCGGCCCGTGACGGCGTCTGCCCCGCCAGCCGCGACCGCAAGGCGCGCGGTCTGACCGGAAATGCCGCCTATCGCGAAATGCTGGCCGGACATCTGGTCCGCCTGCAGAGCTATGGGGTCGAGTTTGCCTGGGCCGCGAAGCTGGGCGATGCCATCGCGTCCCCGCGGCCGGGCGACCGGGGGCCGGGCCCGGGCCGGAGGACCGCGACACCCTCCGTGCCCGGGTCGCGGGTCTTCGGCTGGAGCGAGGCCAAGACGTTCGACAGCGCCGAACTGACGCTCGACGCCGATGTCCTGATCACGCCGCTGGCGGCGGAAGAGTTGCGGGCCCGGCAGGTCCGCGTCGTGAGAGTGTAGGAGAAGGCCGATGCATCTGGGACGCGTTATCGGGACCGTGGTCTCGACCAGCAAGGATCCGAGCCTCACCGGCTCCAAGCTTCTGATCGTGGCGCGGCTGACCCCGCAACTGGAACCGACCGGTTTCACCGAGATCGCCGTCGACACGGTCGGCGCGGGCTGGGGCGAGACGGTGATCGTCGCCAAGGGCAGCGGCGCGCGGATGGCGGGTTCGCTGGGCAAGTCGGTCTCGGATGCCTCGATCGTCGGCATTGTCGACACCGTCGAGACCCATTGAGGAGGCGCATGCGATGATGAGCCCGAACGAAACCCAACTGATCGAGCGGCTGGTGACGGCTGCGCTGGAACGGCGCGGGGTCTCCCCTGCCCCGGCGGCGGATCTGACCCTGGCCGAAGCCGAGGCCATTGCGGCCCGGGCCCGGGCCGCGTCGGTGGCGATGGGCGTGCCGGTGGTGATCTCGGTGGCCGATGCAAGCGGGGCCCAGATCCTGTTTCACCGGATGGAGGGCAGCCTGCCCGCCAGCGCCGCGCTGGCCCCCGGCAAGGCCTGGACGGCCGCGGCCTTCCGCATGGGCACCGACGAGCTTGGCCGGATGGCGCAACCGGGCGGCATGCTGTTCGGCGTCGAAAGCACCCATGACGGCCGCGTCGTGACCTTCGGCGGCGGGATGCCGGTCCGGCGCGGCGACAGGGTCGTCGGCGCGGTCGGCATCAGCGGCGGCACCGTCGACGAGGACATGGCCATCGCACGCCAGTCCCTGACCGGAATTTCGGACGAATTGGGGCAGAGCCCCGAAGAAGGAGCGGAAAGATGAACGACAAGGATATCAGCAACGCCGTGGCCCAGGTCCTGAGCGGCTATGGCAGCACGGCGGCCGACAGCGCTGCGGACGCTCCGCCGCCGGCCAAGCCGAAAAGCGGTCAGCCCATGTCCGACCTCGTGGCTCAGATCCTGACCGATCTGGGATCGTCTCCGGCAGCCGCGACGACCGATGGCGCCGGTTACGTGCCGGGCTCGAAACGCTGCTGCTGGTCGAAGTCGCCCGTCGACGACCCCATCGACGACATCGTCAACGATCTCGTCGTTAAGGCGCTCGGCGACAAGCAACCCTGCGGTGTCTGCCCGCATTCGGGCAGCTCGGCCGATGTCGCGGTCTCGGATGAAGAGGCGACCACGCTGGGCGACGGCGTCTTCGCGACCATGGACGAGGCGATCGAGGCCGCCGAGCTGGCGCAGCGCCAGTTCCTGTTCTGCTCGATGGCCGCCCGCAAGCGCTTCACCGACGGCATCCGCGAGGTGATCCTGTCGAACGGCACGCTCGAGCGGATCTCGCATATGGCCGCCGAGGAAACCGGGATGGGCAATGCCGCCCACAAGATCATCAAGAACCGGCTGGCCTGCGAGAAGACCCCGGGCATCGAGGATCTGACCACCGATGCGGTCAGCGGCGATGACGGCCTGACGCTGGTCGAATACTCGCCCTATGGCGTGGTCGGTGCGATCACCCCCACCACCAACCCGACCGAGACCATCATCTGCAACTCGATCGGCATGCTGGCGGCCGGCAACTCGGCGGTGTTCAGCGTCCACCCGCGCGCGACCAAGGTCTCGCTGCTGACGATCAAGCTGATCAACCGCAAGCTCGCGACGCTGGGCGCGCCCGCGAACCTGGTGGTGACGGTGCAGACGCCCTCGATCGACAACACCAACGCGATGATGGCCCATCCCAAGGTGCGGATGCTGGTCGCGACCGGCGGCCCGGGCATCGTCAAGACCGTGATGTCGACCGGCAAGAAGGCGATCGGCGCGGGCGCGGGCAACCCGCCGGTGGTGGTCGACGAGACCGCCGATATCGAGAAGGCCGCCCGCGACATCGTCAACGGCTGCAGCTTCGACAACAACCTGCCCTGCATCGCCGAGAAGGAAGTGATCGCGGTCAACCAGATCGCCGATTTCCTGATCTCGGAAATGCAGAAATGCGGTGCCTACCTGATCAAGGACCCGGCGGTCGTCAAGCAGCTTGAGGGCGTTGTCATCAACGAAAAGGGCGGGCCGAAAACCTCCTGCGTCGGCAAGAGCGCGGCGCACCTGCTGGGCCTGATCGGCATCACCGTGGGCGACGACGTCAAGATCATCCTGACCGAAGCCGACAAGGATCATGTCTTCGTCCAGGAAGAGCTGATGATGCCGATCCTGCCGCTGGTGCGTGCACCCAGCGTCGACGATGCTATCGATCTGGCGGTCGAGCTGGAACACGGAAACCGGCACACGGCGATGATGCACTCGACCAACGTGCGCAAGCTGACCAAGATGGCCAAGCTCATCCAGACCACGATCTTCGTCAAGAACGGCCCGTCCTATGCGGGGCTGGCCGTCGGCGGCGAAGGCTACACGACCTTCACCATCGCAGGCCCGACCGGCGAAGGGCTGACCTCGCCCAAGTCGTTCGCACGCAAGCGCAAATGCGTGATGGTCGAGGCGCTGAACGTCCGCTGAGCGCGGAGTTCGGCACCAGGTGAAAAGAAGAGATCAGGGGAAACGGGACCATGCACATGATGAGGATCATCAACGCGCCGCAAGAGAATATCATGGATATGCTCACGAGGCGCATTGCTCCGCATACCCGCAAGTGGATCGAGGCCAATCCGATCTCGGCGATCGGCTTTGTCCAGACCTCCGTCCCTGATCTCTTCTACTACGCCGACCTGGCCGGAAAGACGGCCAATGTCTACACGGTCGAGCTGTTCGGCTCCTGCCCGCAGACCACCACCACTCTGGCGGTGCTGGGCGAGACCTCGGCCGTGCGGATGGCGATGGCGGCAATCGAGGCGGCACAAAGCCCCGCCTTCTGACCTGCACCGATGAACAGGTCTCAAGATACACGGAAGGAACCACCAGATGACCGACATCGACTATTCCTGCGAAGGCACGGTCTTCGACATTCAACGCTATTCGATCCATGACGGCCCGGGGCTCCGCACCATCGTCTTTCTGAAAGGGTGCCCGCTGCGCTGCCGCTGGTGCTCGAACCCCGAAAGCCAGAATCCCGAACCCGAACTCTTCTTCCGTGCCTCGAGCTGCATCAAATGCGGCCAATGCGTGCCGGTCTGCCCGACCCAGGCGCTGGCGCCGACCAATCCGGGCTTTGTCGACCGCTCGAAATGCATCGAATGCGGCACCTGCACGACCGTCTGCC is part of the Rhodovulum sp. MB263 genome and encodes:
- a CDS encoding BMC domain-containing protein, with the translated sequence MDMLTRRIAPHTRKWIEANPISAIGFVQTSVPDLFYYADLAGKTANVYTVELFGSCPQTTTTLAVLGETSAVRMAMAAIEAAQSPAF
- the eutJ gene encoding ethanolamine utilization protein EutJ, which gives rise to MSTDRTLRDFAELIRSGDVLPADRRAPGPLKIGVDLGTANLVLAVLDAANRPVAGTTFRSTVVRDGIVVDYIGAVRAVRQMKAELEARLGEPLIRAAAAIPPGIHPGSTKAIGNVVEAADFELAEIVDEPAAAARFLGIADGAVVDVGGGTTGISVLKDGEVLASFDEATGGTHMTLVLAGARGVSFEEAEAEKLDPAAERDVFAVIRPVADKMASIVARFLEAYPDLDAVHVVGGACTFSEFEQVFAKETGRRIVKPAEPLLVTPLGIAMFPQATGEK
- a CDS encoding phosphate propanoyltransferase, with protein sequence MLETGNMIDRIVSEVLAQGRAAARGTTGTDAGSDPALVPVGVSNRHIHLSRQDMDALFGPGVMLTRKKAMKQPGQYAAEETVILRGPKGEIGKVRVLGPLRKDTQVEVSTADGFALGVRPPLRMSGKLNDTPGLEIVGPHGSVRKSAGVIVAMRHIHMLPETAARLGLANGDEVSVLVEGPRGGIMHHVAIRAAEASATEMHIDVEEANAFGLKNDDIVRILRD
- the pduB gene encoding propanediol utilization microcompartment protein PduB, translated to MKDDLVEQLMGEVIRKMGGSDSSSSSAPQPEAKAAPAKAPKACQLTEFVGTAIGDTIGVVIANVDPALHEAMKIDKKYRSIGIVGARTGAGPHIFAADEAVKATNSEVLVIELPRDTKGGGGHGSLVIFGAADVSDARRAVEVMLGELDRTFGDVYGNDAGHLEFQYTARASYALNKAFGAPVGQAFGITVGAPAAIGVLMADTAAKAATVETVGYASPGNGGTSYSNEAIYMFSGDSGAVRQAIHAARDVGKQLLGAMDPAPLESTTTPYI
- a CDS encoding aldehyde dehydrogenase family protein, translated to MNDKDISNAVAQVLSGYGSTAADSAADAPPPAKPKSGQPMSDLVAQILTDLGSSPAAATTDGAGYVPGSKRCCWSKSPVDDPIDDIVNDLVVKALGDKQPCGVCPHSGSSADVAVSDEEATTLGDGVFATMDEAIEAAELAQRQFLFCSMAARKRFTDGIREVILSNGTLERISHMAAEETGMGNAAHKIIKNRLACEKTPGIEDLTTDAVSGDDGLTLVEYSPYGVVGAITPTTNPTETIICNSIGMLAAGNSAVFSVHPRATKVSLLTIKLINRKLATLGAPANLVVTVQTPSIDNTNAMMAHPKVRMLVATGGPGIVKTVMSTGKKAIGAGAGNPPVVVDETADIEKAARDIVNGCSFDNNLPCIAEKEVIAVNQIADFLISEMQKCGAYLIKDPAVVKQLEGVVINEKGGPKTSCVGKSAAHLLGLIGITVGDDVKIILTEADKDHVFVQEELMMPILPLVRAPSVDDAIDLAVELEHGNRHTAMMHSTNVRKLTKMAKLIQTTIFVKNGPSYAGLAVGGEGYTTFTIAGPTGEGLTSPKSFARKRKCVMVEALNVR
- a CDS encoding heme-binding protein, whose protein sequence is MMSPNETQLIERLVTAALERRGVSPAPAADLTLAEAEAIAARARAASVAMGVPVVISVADASGAQILFHRMEGSLPASAALAPGKAWTAAAFRMGTDELGRMAQPGGMLFGVESTHDGRVVTFGGGMPVRRGDRVVGAVGISGGTVDEDMAIARQSLTGISDELGQSPEEGAER
- a CDS encoding iron-containing alcohol dehydrogenase is translated as MTRYTSFQTRTEIVFGPGLLDRLHAYRGRKVGIVTDAFLAQSGALDRVRKALPDCQIRVFDEVVPDTPIDAVSAGARHLGNFGPEVIIALGGGSPIDGAKAILAIVREMHPDRYIPFVAIPTTSGTGSEVTTFAVISDPANGRKFPLISEELVPDVALLDPEFVRTAPPKVTADTGMDVITHALEAVVARGANYFTDAFADKALSLAFAYLPRAYADGNDMEARDAMHQASCLAGFAFAAAGLGVNHSLAHALGGKLHVVHGRTNSVLLPVVIPWNAAEPKAAAAYARIARLIGLDAPDTPAGVAALIARIREFNTLFGIPATIPEIGADKEEYRRVSSDVAAAALADACTTSNPRKPSQADLEDLLAQVGG
- a CDS encoding EutN/CcmL family microcompartment protein, translated to MHLGRVIGTVVSTSKDPSLTGSKLLIVARLTPQLEPTGFTEIAVDTVGAGWGETVIVAKGSGARMAGSLGKSVSDASIVGIVDTVETH
- the pduA gene encoding propanediol utilization microcompartment protein PduA gives rise to the protein MQQEALGMVETKGLVGAIEAADAMVKSANVTMIGYEKIGSGLVTVMVRGDVGAVKAATDAGAVAAGKVGTVASVHVIPRPHTEVERILPHPAPVAE